The Pecten maximus chromosome 6, xPecMax1.1, whole genome shotgun sequence DNA window ccatatataaaaaaaaatgacgtcAAAGAGGCAAAGGAGGGATTTTTCATCCAAGGAGATTGAGATTTTCGAGAGTTTCTGGAAGAAAGGCATGGTGAATACCAGGAAAGATTGCCATGTGATGATATCAAAATGCAGCGAGGCATTAAACATAACAAGAGAAGCAGTAGTAGTAagttaaaataataataccaCTGATTTTCTTTTTGGTACATCTGGGGCAAAATATAGACCCCTTCTCCTATAGAACTTTTGCTTTATTTACTCAACTTAATGATTTCATATTTTCCCAATCAGAAATTATTTCCCTGTATGTTAATTCATATGAAAGAAATATTGTACATCTCATTACATTTCAAATGAATTTGTCACAAGCTAATATAATAATTCTAATTGTTTTACTAGTCTCAATTTATCATAGCTAAATTAACAACATTGAACAAAGATTGGATGGTTATTTTTGAGCTTGAAGAAAATACATCCAAatcccacccccacccccacccacaCAAAAGAATAACACTGTAATTTTCCCACTTGAAAATGTACATGCCCCTGTGCAATAAGGGTAGGAAAATCACtgtatattaatgatattgatcACAAccttatatacaaatgtatattccTTCATCTGGGCTAACTGTGCCTTTTTGAGATGATTTTTTCAAGAAAAGGGAAAAACTGTCTGATTTTAACCaaacatgtaaaatgtttatcaaacaAAAGTAAATACATGCATTGATAAAGCTACTAAGAATGagttgacattttttttcaggaaGCATGCTGATAGGggacaggattttttttttctttttcttattttactGGATAATTACAACACACTTTTAGTTCACAGAGACTGATACAGGGAATCCTTTCATTGGGAACCTGGAAAGGATCATTGTCATAGAAGTCCTACTTTGCTTgacatgtttttttataatcATGTAATCGGTACTATAATGACAATTCAATGaccatttatattttacaacaaacatGTCTTTTATATCTCGGGGGCAGTGCTCGCTCTGTCAGTTACCAACAGTGTTTGGCGATTAAAAACTGAGTCCTGGGTTCAAACCCTGGTCCGACTGCTACTTTTACTCTTTCTcctgttaaaaaaaattggcaAGCTTGCCAATCCTTGTTTAAAGCATTAGAAGTCAGAAGCtgttgcaaataaaaaaaaattgtatatatcattttagtaaataaaacaaaaaacaaaacaaaaaaatgaaggagcagtacatatatattaatcatagaaatatatagataattattaaaattatttttaaatttgttaaaattaaaatcagaaATGGGAACAATTGAATTTAATATTATAAGGCCATGTAAAATTAATTAGTAAAGGAGGGaggtatttttttatcattttattggaTACAAAACAGACGAGggcgatttaaaaaaaatcagtgttcATTAAGTTCAACAAGAAACAACATAAATATTGAATCAGATACAACTCAGTGTTTATAACTCAAACAGGCAACAGCATACATTACAGATCCTGTCTTAATATATAATCAGTCATTTTTTGCCCATCTTTGATCAAATTATAAAGTTCCATCATCGTACAGCCTTCTGATCCCCGCCCCCTCCCCCCTTCCCAGTTTGATATCAAAGCCATCGTTCCGATCTTTACAATTTACATTAATATTGACGACGAGGTCGTTAAAGCGCTTGTTTTTCGTTCAACGCTTGAAAGACTCAATCGGAACTCCTGTGTGATGTTCCGGAGTtacatccgaggagttccgagtgtgaaAGGCTGGCGATACTAGGCCAGAACCGAATGCGGAACAAAATTTCCGGATTTTTTTCCCCGGACTTGCCAggcaattttattttattatttttttgcgaTTAAATCGGTTACATTTTTTGGAAGCGGTTTGGCCTGAGAaccaattaattttttttaatgtcctaaaataattaaaaaaaattaatttacaaaatagaatttcattgaaatctttttttgtgtgtgcaAAAAACATCATGCACTGGCCATTTTCTGCCATGCCTTTCAAACTTTTGGTTTTAAATTATATTACCTTAGGGTAGCcctttgttttgttaatttaaatGAAGAGGAAAAGAACTGTTTTAAAAGTTTCATTAACATATTAGCtaatctacattttttttaaagatagaaAAATTAACAGgttaattacatatatagttGATTTAGCTTTTGCAATGTAAGCTCCCCCAAATGTTTAAAGCAAATAAATGGTTTTATCATAAATGTAATTGAAACATTCTGTAACAGCAATTTACACCATGCTTTATCCTCatgcatttaatttttttagttCAGCTCTAGTATGTATTTTCAGAACTGGATAGGAAACAGAAGCAAAAAAGAAAAGCCATCCAAACCTTCTGCAAAAAAGGCCAAACCTGTACATGGACCAACTGCATACTCTCTTTTTCAGAAGCAGTTTAAACGAGGTAAGCAGATGGAATATAGAAACAATTTGTGACAAATATTGACTATCtattctatatatgtatatatcataatatcttTTGCTGTTTGTTTACCGGTAATTTCAGatccacatttttttttttctttagaatATTTCTGGGTAATGTATCCAATACTTTCTGAATGGCACACCTCTGTTGTCTCAGATTCCTGTAGTAAGTATTTTAGTTTCTAAGTTCTAGctcctcttggtccctagttgtgcatatatatattgcatttttggaccaataaaaaattcaacatggccgacaggcagccatcttgcattttgaTCACTGAAGATTTTTATCCCTATTTTTCAGatagtactgaagggatcatttTCAAATTGcattatgtaggttccccttggtcctatTTAGTTATGCACAtctcattttgggaccaattggAAATCAACGGCCATccttgattttgacaattgtagTTAATTGTTACTGCTATTTCTCATTAAGAACTGAAGGGACCTTTCTCATTTTTCACATGTATATTCAATTCAGACAAttaagaacaagaggcccatgggccttaacggtcatctgagttataaaacattaaattaaattaattacatgCTAacttaattgacccttttttaCCCTGGCCATCAGCCCAATGGACCAttccatttatgaagagtaATATTTGATTCTTCCTTATTTAGGTCTTGAgaattttcttgaaatttcagttaatttgaacTTTTTTGGCCCAACCCATaaccccctgggggtcagtcagtgccaatatacatgtagcttacAAAAGGCATCTCAcactgataattctaaccaagtttgtATAATTTCCAATGGTAATTGGAACAAATAAtgttcaaaaatgtgatttccctatataaactatagtaaacttaACCCTCTCCCAAGGAGCAAATGTGAAactccagggtcatgaaatccacaattttggtaaaggactttaagacctttctatctgtgaatagtatttgattctaacttATCTGGGAGTTGAGAAGACTTTTGAAATCTAAGTCCATCTGACACTTTTTGGCCTGCCCCTCATGTTTTGACCTGCccaacaggtggccatcttgaattttgacaattgaagtttgttttgaAGCAAAGAAGGGAAAAACAGACAAAAGATTAAACTTGAGTACTAATAAGGAATATAGATCATTCAATCTACTAACAGATCATTCAATCTACTAAtatagatcattcaatggtgggcactaGATCCCTCCCAGGGATATCTTTGATCTGAGGTGGAACTGTAATTTTTTAATGGTTTAATTGTGGAAGAAATTACAATCTGAAATCGATGAAAAATTAATCTTACCTACCTTCTAATGATAAAAAGTCAGTGTCAGGAAACTGCAAATTTTTTTAAGAGTGTGTACCAGTTCACATAAAAATCTTATTAAGTATATCTCATTTCTTTGTAAGGAGCAATGGATAAAACAGACTACTTTAGATTTACATCAACAGAGTGGAGCAAAACATCAGAAGAGGCAAAGGAACAGTTTAAGGAAGAGGCAGAGAAAATAAGGAAAGACCCACTGAAAGGATTGTCCAGTGAAGAAGCAGGGAAAGTGTATTTGAAGAAATTGATTGAAAATGTAAGTTGCTATTTTGCAAATTCATTATTCAAAGCTGTATATCAATAAAGGAAAAATGTTCAGAAAATTTAATTACCAAATGTTATTTATTGCGCTTAAGAGAATGAAAATAAGAATAGTAAATAGCTGTGGAGTTTTTTCTATTGTACAATTGCCAGtattaatatcagttttatatccaataatacatatatacctgtgtaccctatttggccctgcccccTGTGACCCCATTAAGGGGGAtcagtgtcaccatttatgcaaaatctgttccccttcccccaaggatgtttctgaccaaatttggttcaaatccattaataactttatgacaagtagcgatttaaaggaattacctctatttcccctatttgcaTGACCCTGccccctctggccccagggggaTTAGtgtcaccatttacgcaaaatctgttccccttcccccaagaatctttctgaccaaatttggttaaaatccattcagtattTGATGACTATAGTTGCAATTTAAAGCAAATGTCGATGGATGGACAACAGACGCTGTGCCATATTGCATAGCTCATTTAGACGTTTTACCTTTGATTCACTATGCTAAATTTTAACTTTGTGGAAAAGGTACACAACGACCAGAgcaataaattaaatattgactGCACCAAATTAAATAGGTTTTCAGTACTACTACTTGTATCACATGACTAAGTTTTTGCTGAgcttaaatttttttaaagacatatcaaattaaattgaTAAGAAAGTTAGCACACAAAACTTATAGTAAAACTAATTAAGTTATCTTATATATGAGCATATACTGCTTTTGAAAATGCAGATACAGCCATTTCAACATGCCTGAATTAATGTATACTAATAACAGCCGGGGAGGAACTGTGCTATACATGATCATTTTCTTCACTCTGCACAGACTGTAATAACCCTTGGTTAgacacaacatacatgtatgctatttttttttttaaatgttatttcaGTGCACAATGTTAGAGCAGCTTGGATTTGAAGTTGGGGGAATGGCTTGCAAAGTAGAGGATGGTAATCCAGTCATTTTTGGAAGCAAGAATGCTGTGGCCTTTTTTTCATCTGTAGGCCAACAGGAATCATTTTGCAAACATGTCATTGGTATGTGATAAACAATAAAAAGTGTTGATAAACAATTTGAGGCCCTTCAATACTCGATTCATTATCtcaaaataaagaataaatttGTTGgaaaaagtctttttttttcaaatagttAACTTTGATACAATCAgtatataattgattttataccaaacaagaaatattgttaaaaaagatAACCGGCaaagttttaatgctggtggttataatgtaaaactgctggtgaaataaatcagaGATCTATATACTCTAGTATATAAGTCTCTGAATTAATTAACGATCTAATGCGCTTCAGCACAGGTAACAAAGTTATAtaagtttgaataatttttggtgataatagactacatttgaatcaggaatacatgtataatttcattaatgtgtcatttgaaaagattcaTTCTGCATTCAATCtgaactttgtttcgtttttaactgtatatctgcattttgcatttaccaaTACATTGACCAAtaacatacttcatcttgaccagtaacgccacctgtcacgtcatatccggggcaaaaagaaaattatacggctatgccgaaaaatgaaCATATCTCTCACAAACTGGTATTTaacatgttatagatatacagtgtattgtattcatatatactttttgattttttaattcaatcaaaATAATCAGCAAAATGCATcacaatatttttgtattactgACTGTTTGACAAAATCTTATATTGTTTGCAGGAGTGGAAAAGCAATGTGTTGAAGCAGAGATCTCAAGAGAAACCTTGAGAAGAGAAGTTCGCCAAATTTTTGCTTCCTGTTGgtgtatgtattatttgaaTGCAAGATTTGTCATTATATATCACAGAATTTTAAATTGGATAGtttcatatttgattttgatttttttaaagtatataCTATTTCCACTTAAGTCATCTATACAGGAGGATAATGATAAATTATGTGATGTAGATAGAGATGATAATACATTATTTGATGTAGAGATGAATGATAATACATTATGTGATGTAGATAGGAATGATAATACATTATGTGCCAACTTATTTGTGCGATATATATTGACAACtgtcatttgcatttcaaggtcaaaataaaatcagtgtttatacatattataaagtcaaatttggtcaaaccaatgctttAGGCACTTGTGAGCTAATTATGTCGCACTGAAAGATAcattttttacatgttttgttgaaatttacaaatagcttaacaaattacatgtcaacagcaaggcccacgGTTTGCCAATGAATCATACTTAAAGttgatcaagttacttctgttgaATTGCATCATAGAaatttataggcttgtaaaatatcactgttcagATGCCCCTTAAGTTCAGGTACTGATCTTATTTGCATCTTAAAATGTCAAGAAGACATGATATGGATGAACTATATGTAGATTTTGTGTTGCTGAATGTAGTTTAAAGAGATTTCTCAATATTAAGGTAGAGAATCATATTTGTATTGCTTATTCTGTGCCTCTGCTTTACACTTATCTTATATTCTTCAGACAAAGCTACTGGAAAGATGGGAGCTCCCCAATACAACGCAATAAAATCAGGAAAAATTAGTCTGGACATTTCTGGGCTGCCAGATAATATTCCTTTTCTGGAACCGAGTAACTATGGCCAAGCAAAATTGAGGGACATAGTGGGTTGCAAAGAGCATATCAGATTTGTTGTTTGgtaagttttgttttttagcttatacatgtattgtgagCATAAAGTTTTCCTGTGTGGTTATAATTCACAATGAAGGTAAACCATCTTTCTTAGTAATTTTTGCCaatgtattatattaatttatagCATCCATTTTTAACTGAATTTGCTTTATTAAGATGTTAAATAATACAACCAACTTTTGTGGGTAGGGTATACGTAGTTCTGacattgaaatttgaaatgagTTGAAGTAGGTAAAGGTGTTAATCACCACTGTATAAggtcataattaaatatacaagagctgttggagaacagaaTAGCTCATCTctcaaatgtttgtcaataaataattaaaatatatttgtatggtttCACAAATTCcattaataatattatattgtttacttgatcagattgtgttttgtgaattcatgaaattttcaaaaccataccaatctatatatatatataaattatttattgacaaacattcagaagacaagctatgctgttgcAGATTGAATGaatacattaaatacaaatgtaattgcttttggacctatttcttcaattttttttttataaattattatctttatgagagttgtctcccttgcaAAATGTGgccggtataaattgtctaatgctagtattttcacattgttttttttttcaatttcaatccAAGAAGGGATAATGTAACTCAAGaaggactcttttaccaaatatcagcaccctagtacaatcataaagtaatgtgtttaaaaaatctgtttttttccccaaaaaattctttcagtttaactccggctAGGAATAGctagtttaacccccacagggaacctataaccatgtattactatgcctttcaacactcgcaacataaacttaacacaaagtccaaaaataaaaaaataaaaaacaacaaaaaacacagatttaaaaagaaaaaatcccccccccttttttttttttaagttttactccaggatTAGGGATTGTCTTACTTCATAGGGAcactattgccaaatatcatcaccctagtacaattataaagtgatgtattaaaacctcttaacacttgcaacaaaaacttcaaacatttttaaaatctgtttcttttaaaaaaaaatcttggagTTTAACTCtagcaggggatagtttaactccagaggGGCTCTctggccaaatatcagcaccctagtacaattataaagtgatgtattaataccatTCAACccttgcaccaaaaacttaacacatttttttttaaatctgttttttttcccaaaaaatcttttagtttaactctggcaggggatagttaaacccccacagggaccatattaccataatttactatgcctttcaacacttgcaccaaaaacttaacatttgaaaaaccaacgccgatgccggagtgacaacataagctctcccTCTTCTTCAAAGAGACGAGATATACTTACTTATCTCCTTCTTTTTTCCATATGATGAAAATATCAGTACACCAGAGCCAGCTGCCACAAATGTGAGGACAGAATCTGAACATCAGCTTCAGATGGATAGTACCACTGGTATGTGACTGTCTGAGACAAAGATATAGTTCATATCCTTGTTAAATTAAGTGTTGAAACTTCAATTATTTCAATGTGTTcatacaatatgaaatatactATGGAAAATTAAATGAACTACTATccataaataacaaataattgtTCTGCATAACACAACCAAACTTGCTCAAAGTTTTCAACAGTGTCAAAAGAAATATGTGCAAACAATTTAAGCTCGAGAAACTAAAAgagatataatacatttatcaaaCTTTCAAATATCCATATAATTTGTGCTTGATTTACAGAGGTATGGCTCATCGTTGATTTTCCCAAACagtttccactcaataacttaACTGTTATTTTTAACagattaatttgaaacttcatAGGCAGGTTTATTGCCATTATAAGAGTTCAAACAAGTGAGATAACCAAATTATTGATGCATtatagagttattgccctttgtataTTTGCTGAAACAGTTTCCTCTCAATAACTTAATCATTAACAATTATTTTGAATCTTCATATGAATGTATTGCCTAGCTAGGACAGGTTCGATAACCACTTTTCTATGTGCATGATTTATGGAGTTATGGCCCTAAATAATAAAGAGGTGGAGGGTATAAGCTGGCCACTAGACGACAGTTTTAGTTTTTCAGctgaatatatttatttgtatttttattttatagttGATGCTTCTGAATCTATAGACCTACATGTACTAAGTGGACTTGCATCTGGAACTTTGGAAggtattttgtttcaaaagatTTTGAGAAAATTTGAACACTTATTTTTGTTAAtggtaaaaaacaaaataagtaatCACTGCCATATTTTGGTTTATATACTAATTATATGGACTgtgtaagtacatatgtaaacataagtatgaaacaaatatgtaatacatatttaatgaaCTGTGGACCAGAATGAAAACTGAAAAGGTTGGTTCACAATTATGCCTCCAACATAAATGTTATTGAACTGtattctttatttcttttattagcTCAAGAAGTAGAGTCTAGAAAAGCTGAGAAAGTAGGAATTGCAACAGAGGAGACTACAAAAGGTAGTCTGtaaatttttaggtcacctgagctttgctcaagtgacctattctaataaTCTTTTGTCCGTCACCGtgcgtaaacaatttacatttttgacttctccaaaaccactgaaccaaattcaatgaaatttggcaggaagcttctatggcaAAAGGccaaccaaaattttgaatcatatggtccccatccccaaggggcctgaggggcggggctaaaaatgatcaaattgactaaaacttcaaaaatcttctactctattctcagatatggtggaatcaaacattctttattgatgaaagggtcttaaggtgctttaccaaaaatgtgaattttatgacccttgggtctcgcgtttgcccctgggaagggggtaaagtttactatagtttatatagggaaatcacatttttgactattacttgttggatttgtattcgaattcattctaatttggtttacattatcagcatgggattagAGCTTGATGGTATTCACGTTGGCACTGACTGATTCCAAGGCTGATTGGCGGGGCCAAAAAcagtcaattaaattaactcaaaaacttcaaaactcaggtgaccgttaaggccaatgggcctcttgtatttggGAAAGATGGTGAAGGAGCAATAATATTAAACATTGAGTCtgataaacttatatatatatattatgtaccgagtatacaaatttatttatctattcgaataggtgatatcacttatttgaaaaatgaattggtgatatcacctattcgaataggagatatcactgattgaataggtgatatcaccaaatgatatcacctattcgaatgagtgatatcccctattcatttcattaagtgatatttgaattggtgatatcacctatttgaatgggtgatatcacctattcgtttcaataagtgatatcacctattcgaatgagtgatatcacctaatcgaatgggtgatatcacttaatgaaacgaataggtgatatcacttattgaatatgtgatatcacctattcgaatgggtgatattacctatacgaataggtgatatcagttattgaatatgtgatatcacctatacgaataggtgatatcacttatgaaattttataagtgatatcacctattcgaatgagtgatatcacctattcatttcattaagtgatattcaaattggtgatatcacctattcgtttcattaagtgatatcacctattcgaatgagtgatatcacctaatgaaccgaataggtgatatcacttatttgaataGGTGGAATCATTTGGTGATATCTCctattcaaataggtgatatcacttatttgaaaaatgaattggtgatatcacctattcgaataggagatatcactgattgaataggtgatatcaccaaatgatatcacctatttgaatgagcgatatcacctattcgaatgggtgatatcacttaatgaatatgtgatatcacctattcgaatgagtgatatcacctatacgaataggtgatatcacttatgaaatttcgaatgggtgatatcacttaatgaaacgaataggtgatatcacttattcgaataggtgatatcactgattgaatatgtgatatcacctattcgaatgagtgatatcacctatacgaataggtgatatcacttaatgaaccgaataggtgatatcacttatttgaataggtgatatcatttgGTGATATCTCctattcaaataggtgatatcacttattgaatatgtgatatcacgaataggtgatatcacttatgaaattgtataagtgatatcacctatttgaatgagtgatatcacattcatttcattaagtgatattcgaattggtgatatcacctattcgtttcattaagtgatatcacctattcgaatgagtgatatcacctaatgaaccgaataggtgatatcacttatttgaataggtgatatcatttgGTGATATCTCctattcaaataggtgatatcacttattgaatatgtgatatcacgaataggtgatatcacttatgaaattttataagtgatatcacctatacgaataggtgatatcacttatgaaattttataagtgatatcacctattcgaatgagtgatatcacctattcatttcattgatattcaaattggtgatatcacctattcgtttcattaagtgatatcacctattcgaatgagtgatatcacctattcgaatgggtgatatcacttaatgaaacgaataggtgatatcacttattcgaataggtgatatcactgattgaagtgatattcgaattggtgatatcacctattcgtttcattaagtgatatcacctattcgaatgagtgatatcacctaatgaaccgaataggtgatatcacttatttgaataggtgatatcatttgGTGATATCTCctattcaaataggtgatatcacttattgaatatgtgatatcacgaataggtgatatcacttatgaaattttataagtgatatcacctattcgaatgagttATATCACATATTcatttcattaagtgatattcgaattggtgatatcacctattcgtttcattaagtgatatcacctattcgtttcaataagtgatatcacctattcgaatgagcgatatcacctattcgaatgggtgatatcacttaatgaatatgtgatatcacctattcgaatgggtgatatcacctatacgaataggtgatatcacttatgaaattttataagtgatatcacctattcgaatgagtgatatcacccattcatttcattgatattcaaattggtgatatcacctattcgtttcattaagtgatatcacctattcgaatgagtgatatcacctattcgaatgggtgatatcgcctatacgaataggtgatatcacttatgaaatttcgaatgggtgatatcacttaatgaaacgaataggtgatatcacttattcgaataggtgatatcactg harbors:
- the LOC117330234 gene encoding uncharacterized protein LOC117330234 — encoded protein: MTSKRQRRDFSSKEIEIFESFWKKGMVNTRKDCHVMISKCSEALNITREAVVNWIGNRSKKEKPSKPSAKKAKPVHGPTAYSLFQKQFKRGAMDKTDYFRFTSTEWSKTSEEAKEQFKEEAEKIRKDPLKGLSSEEAGKVYLKKLIENCTMLEQLGFEVGGMACKVEDGNPVIFGSKNAVAFFSSVGQQESFCKHVIGVEKQCVEAEISRETLRREVRQIFASCWYKATGKMGAPQYNAIKSGKISLDISGLPDNIPFLEPSNYGQAKLRDIVGCKEHIRFVVCTPEPAATNVRTESEHQLQMDSTTVDASESIDLHVLSGLASGTLEAQEVESRKAEKVGIATEETTKDDACESIDLHVLSGLVSGTLEAQEVESGKAEEVGIATEKTRKARRKPSTQRKMKMENKTSDDVYAAEKLVKVRTRKQRKEFLVKWKDGTSSWEPQNNILDEGLLKAFYGI